From Acropora muricata isolate sample 2 chromosome 14, ASM3666990v1, whole genome shotgun sequence, one genomic window encodes:
- the LOC136898582 gene encoding flagellar attachment zone protein 1-like, with protein MPKEKLDSLSLKQVLKPTQIVPFNHSVSSSKNIKQKKTDFILEECTPSLLPTSNKLHDFEIGNGLDDFEGLPLIVRKDRLVQEIENSLAEIEDHYSNTTKLEEERTVFEMERNNLLKDIEEAITEIQNHVLNSHGLEHEKGVFKEECDGLRDQVDQLKNVLGSSSGLEIGSNSDELEKLALKEEINSLTLENENLKIKVKDADEGEVPSDMMSRELELLRDENSNLQKLLQMAEESEEHMGKELESCQAKLSEIQKQSNELSKENKRLATEKEQLELDQEDLEEELYSLQTRLMKSKDQNQNDFMLKESKEEFAKSQRACNALEKENNVLKKKIEQFEEEIKRLQRRQEEGGTTLVAATKTSENNEQQLKSALEKLNKETSSLHESLDKAETEIENLKDELKREREEKEKLKAASSDTGKKKKSKKGKEKDSESGKENEGKVDEVETFKKEIYNLTSECQALSETIARTANEKRKLVIDVEALKEEKNKLGSKVEELEGVVPELTKLQSENEELKGSYSNLKVFHDDLAQKLEFAKKSNAEKEEGLKRTLLEKDVFERRLKEFEETVEHIRKELQTSQQNFISKNDELKTLQRKFEEQNNKYSTTSEGGRKEREKLRNEVREISEMLKSKDEEMGSVRKTLEGRDSELQNMRITVDEMRKELTLTKNNLRESEKAKLDFELNARKAEQTVDELQKSSAGLNDLVMERSLELSRTRRTLEKKVEKLTKENAEMRKKYGLDVPSGSITPTRLSPVTVQMQKDPNLDVNLEHLSRPSQRTRNDETKRPNRDYSSLSSEIISEGTRQNNRDYSPSSRGITANRPTTDTRVRRSSDNNNAASGRQTHESEFAKQSRENGVPNSRSFPPEYRVIASEILPPSPKREFASSVVHVASSSVRDQSPMAANRDTGFNQRRDEEWNRNGRTFDELRQDDRERRSSGNSNHQDSNEATFQVVGYRQSGGDAYEHWV; from the exons ATGCCGAAAGAGAAGCTTGATTCTCTATCCCTGAAACAAGTTCTCAAGCCCACACAAATTGTGCCTTTTAATCACAGTGTTTCGTCaagcaaaaatataaaacagaaaaaaactgaCTTCATTCTTGAGGAGTGTACTCCGAGTTTGTTACCAACCTCCAACAAATTGCATGATTTTGAGATTGGCAATGGCTTGGATGATTTTGAAGGACTGCCACTTATTGTGCGTAAAGATCGGCTTGtccaagaaatagaaaacagtCTGGCAGAAATTGAGGACCACTATTCTAACACAACTAAACTGGAGGAAGAAAGAACGGTATTTGAAATGGAAAGAAACAATTTGTTGAAAGATATTGAGGAAGCTATTACTGAGATTCAAAATCATGTGCTAAATTCACATGGATTGGAGCATGAGAAAGGAGTGTTCAAGGAGGAATGTGATGGCTTACGTGACCAAGTTGACCAATTGAAAAATGTATTGGGCAGCTCAAGTGGCTTGGAAATTGGCAGCAACTCTGATGAACTGGAAAAACTGGCTTTGAAGGAAGAGATAAATTCCTTGACCTTAGAAAATGAAAATCTCAAAATTAAAGTAAAGGATGCTGACGAAGGAGAGGTCCCTTCTGATATGATGTCGCGAGAACTAGAGTTGTTACGAGATGAGAACTCAAATTTGCAGAAACTCCTTCAAATGGCTGAAGAGTCGGAAGAGCACATGGGAAAAGAGTTGGAGTCTTGtcaagcaaaactcagtgagattcaaaaacaaagtaatgaactatctaaagaaaacaaaagactgGCTACTGAGAAGGAACAGCTGGAGTTAGACCAAGAAGATCTGGAAGAAGAGCTGTACAGTTTACAGACACGATTAATGAAAAGTAAAGACCaaaatcaaaatgattttatgttGAAG gaatCCAAAGAGGAGTTTGCAAAATCACAAAGGGCGTGCAATGCTttagagaaagaaaacaatgtattgaaaaaaaagattgaacagttcgaagaagaaattaaaagatTGCAACGTCGTCAAGAAGAAGGAGGCACAACATTGGTTGCAGCAACGAAAACTTCTGAGAATAATGAGCAACAGCTAAAATCAGCTCTGGAGAAATTAAATAAGGAGACGTCTTCCCTTCATGAATCTTTGGATAAAGCAGAAacggaaattgaaaatttaaaagACGAATTGAAGAGAGAAAGagaggagaaagaaaaactaaaggCGGCGTCAAGTGACACtgggaaaaagaagaagagcaaaaaaggaaaggagaaaGATAGTGAAAGTGGAAAAGAGAACGAAGGGAAAGTTGATGAAGTGGAAACATTTAAGAAAGAAATTTATAATTTGACAAGTGAATGTCAAGCATTGTCGGAAACAATTGCAAGGACGGCGAATGAAAAACGAAAGCTGGTTATTGATGTCGAAGCActtaaagaagagaaaaataaacttgGGTCCAAGGTAGAAGAATTGGAAGGCGTTGTTCCAGAGCTAACGAAACTTCAATCGGAAAACGAAGAACTGAAGGGAAGTTATTCCAATCTGAAGGTTTTTCACGATGATCTTGCGCAAAAACTTGAATTTGCTAAGAAGAGTAACGCCGAGAAAGAGGAAGGCTTAAAAAGGACGCTGTTAGAGAAAGACGTCTTTGAACGACGGTTGAAGGAATTTGAGGAAACAGTAGAACACATTCGAAAAGAGTTGCAAACTTCGCAACAAAATTTCATATCCAAAAATGATGAATTGAAGACGTTACAAAGAAAGTTTGAAGAACAGAATAATAAGTATTCAACAACAAGCGAAGGAGGtagaaaggaaagagaaaaactgCGAAATGAGGTGCGAGAAATATCGGAGATGCTAAAAAGCAAGGATGAGGAGATGGGGTCTGTGAGAAAGACGCTTGAGGGGAGAGACTCGGAATTGCAAAATATGAGAATTACGGTTGATGAAATGCGGAAAGAACTGACACTAACCAAAAACAATCTACGAGAATCAGAGAAAGCCAAATTGGATTTTGAACTAAACGCTCGAAAGGCCGAACAAACTGTCGACGAACTTCAGAAATCGTCGGCTGGTTTGAACGACTTAGTGATGGAGAGGTCGTTAGAGCTTTCGCGTACCAGGAGGACTCTTGAGAAGAAGGTGGAAAAgttgacaaaagaaaatgctgAAATGAGAAAGAAATATGGACTTGATGTCCCATCAGGGTCCATAACGCCGACAAGGCTGTCGCCAGTCACTGTACAAATGCAAAAGGATCCGAACCTTGATGTCAACCTGGAGCATTTGTCGCGACCATCACAGCGAACACGGAATGATGAGACTAAGAGGCCCAACAGGGACTACAGCTCTTTGTCCAGTGAAATCATATCTGAGGGCACGAGGCAAAATAACAGGGACTATAGCCCATCGTCCCGCGGGATTACAGCAAACAGACCGACGACTGATACCAGGGTGCGAAGAtcaagtgataataataatgctgCAAGTGGCCGACAAACTCACGAGTCAGAGTTTGCTAAACAGTCCCGCGAGAATGGAGTTCCGAATTCGCGTTCATTTCCTCCAGAGTACAGAGTCATAGCGTCCGAAATTTTGCCTCCGTCTCCAAAACGGGAATTCGCTAGTTCTGTGGTACACGTAGCGTCATCATCAGTTCGAGATCAAAGTCCCATGGCTGCTAATCGTGACACGGGTTTTAATCAGAGACGGGACGAAGAGTGGAATAGAAATGGAAGAACATTCGATGAACTGAGGCAAGACGATAGAGAAAGGCG GTCGTCCGGCAACTCAAACCATCAAGACAGCAATGAAGCGACATTTCAAGTCGTTGGATACAGACAATCAGGGGGGGATGCGTATGAACACTGGGTGTAA